The following proteins come from a genomic window of Micromonospora zamorensis:
- a CDS encoding TIGR03089 family protein: MADNIARVFADAIATDPTRPLLTWYDDASGDRTELSGTTLANWVAKTANLLVDEVGLVAGTPAGVLLPPHWQTAAVLLGCWSAKLNVVDTPGDVDVLFAAADQLDEAQSWSADERYALALAPLAAPLRQVPPGFADYVVEVRRHGDHFTPQPGPGPADARLLTRAEARAAELGIEPGARVLVDASRHPDPVDWLLAPLTRAATVVLCANLDPARLTSRQATEKVTQTLP; the protein is encoded by the coding sequence ATGGCCGACAACATTGCCCGGGTGTTCGCCGACGCGATCGCGACCGACCCGACCAGACCGCTGCTCACCTGGTACGACGATGCCAGTGGTGACCGCACCGAACTTTCCGGCACCACCCTGGCGAACTGGGTGGCGAAGACCGCCAATCTCCTCGTCGACGAGGTCGGCCTCGTTGCGGGCACCCCGGCCGGCGTGCTGCTGCCGCCGCACTGGCAGACCGCGGCGGTGCTGCTGGGTTGCTGGTCGGCCAAGTTGAACGTGGTGGACACACCGGGTGACGTGGACGTGCTCTTCGCCGCCGCCGACCAGCTCGACGAGGCGCAGTCCTGGTCCGCCGACGAGCGGTACGCCCTCGCGCTGGCCCCGCTCGCCGCCCCGCTGCGGCAGGTGCCGCCCGGGTTCGCCGACTACGTGGTGGAGGTCCGCCGACACGGCGACCACTTCACCCCGCAGCCCGGTCCGGGCCCCGCCGACGCGCGGCTGCTGACCCGCGCCGAGGCCCGTGCCGCGGAGTTGGGCATCGAGCCCGGCGCGCGGGTCCTGGTCGACGCCAGCCGCCACCCCGACCCGGTCGACTGGCTGCTGGCCCCCCTGACCCGGGCGGCCACCGTGGTCCTCTGCGCCAACCTGGACCCAGCCCGGCTGACCAGCCGCCAGGCCACCGAAAAGGTCACCCAGACCCTCCCGTAA
- a CDS encoding glycosyltransferase family 4 protein, producing the protein MTAGRPPRVLIDATSVPADRGGVGRYVDGLLGALGKVCGSGVDLAVVSLRTDLERYTRMLPGAEIIPAPAAVAHRPARLAWEQTGLPLLAQQVGAHVLHSPFYTCPLRAGCPVTVTVHDATFFTEPEHYDKSRRTFFRSAIKTSLRRANRVIVPSKATRDELIRLLDADPTRIDVAYHGVDQAAFHAPTEEEKARVRARLGLGNSSYVAFLGAKEPRKNVPNLIRGWAHAVADRVDPPALVIAGGQGHDDDIDRAVAEVPSHLRLLRPGYLRYGDLPGFLGGALVAAYPSYGEGFGLPILEAMACAAPVLTTPRLSLPEVGGDAVAYTSEDPEQIATDLAALLDDEQRRLSLAKAGFDRAKEFTWESSAEVHIAAWSRASS; encoded by the coding sequence GTGACCGCCGGTCGCCCGCCCCGCGTGCTCATCGACGCCACGAGTGTCCCCGCCGACCGTGGTGGTGTCGGTCGATACGTCGACGGTCTGCTCGGAGCCCTCGGCAAGGTGTGCGGGTCGGGGGTGGACCTGGCGGTGGTCAGTCTTCGCACCGACCTGGAGCGTTACACCCGGATGCTGCCCGGCGCGGAGATCATTCCCGCTCCGGCCGCCGTGGCGCACCGCCCGGCCCGGCTCGCGTGGGAGCAGACCGGCCTGCCGCTGCTCGCGCAGCAGGTGGGCGCGCACGTGCTGCACTCGCCCTTCTACACCTGCCCGCTGCGGGCCGGGTGCCCGGTCACGGTCACCGTGCACGACGCGACGTTCTTCACCGAGCCGGAGCATTACGACAAGTCCCGCCGCACGTTCTTCCGCAGTGCCATCAAGACCTCGCTGCGTCGCGCCAACCGGGTGATCGTGCCCAGCAAGGCCACGCGGGACGAGCTGATCCGGCTGCTCGACGCCGACCCGACACGCATCGACGTGGCCTACCACGGTGTCGACCAGGCTGCCTTCCACGCGCCCACCGAGGAGGAGAAGGCCCGTGTGCGGGCCCGGCTGGGGCTGGGCAACAGCAGCTACGTCGCCTTCCTCGGGGCCAAGGAGCCACGGAAGAACGTCCCCAACCTGATCCGTGGTTGGGCGCACGCGGTGGCCGACCGCGTCGACCCGCCGGCCCTGGTGATCGCTGGTGGTCAGGGGCACGACGACGACATCGACCGCGCTGTCGCCGAGGTCCCCTCGCACCTGCGCCTGCTGCGCCCCGGCTACCTGCGCTACGGCGACCTGCCCGGCTTCCTCGGTGGCGCGCTGGTCGCGGCCTACCCGTCCTACGGCGAGGGTTTCGGGCTGCCGATCCTGGAGGCGATGGCGTGCGCCGCCCCGGTGCTGACCACTCCTCGGCTCTCACTGCCCGAGGTGGGCGGCGACGCGGTCGCCTACACCTCCGAGGACCCGGAGCAGATCGCCACCGACCTGGCCGCCCTTCTCGACGACGAGCAGCGGCGGTTGTCGCTGGCAAAGGCGGGGTTCGACCGGGCGAAGGAGTTCACCTGGGAGTCCAGCGCCGAGGTGCACATCGCCGCCTGGAGTCGCGCCAGTTCCTGA
- a CDS encoding mannose-1-phosphate guanylyltransferase, translating to MLYAVIPAGGSGTRLWPLSRAGHPKFLHPLTGTSASLLQATVERLAPLTTPDRTLVVTGAAHVAAVARQLTGLPEENILVEPSPRDSCAAIALAAAVIAVRDPDAVMGSFAADHLIRDPESWVRTVQEAVRGAEQGMLMTVGITPTRAETGYGYLETGDPTEGTPWRPVAEFKEKPGAEVAEAYVRSGRYLWNASMFVWRVDVFLAELARQQPALHAGVAAIAAAWGTPEQDEVLGAIWPTLPKISVDYAVMEGAATAGRVATVPGDFGWNDVGDFHTLGEVLPTDDAGNVVLGTDAKPGVLLRDSANMVVVPQSGRLVAVLGLRDLIVVDTPDAVMVCPRDRAQDVKALVDELKARGEEGYV from the coding sequence ATGCTTTATGCGGTCATTCCAGCAGGTGGCAGCGGCACGCGGTTGTGGCCGTTGTCCCGCGCCGGCCACCCCAAGTTCCTCCACCCGCTCACCGGCACCAGCGCCTCGCTGCTCCAGGCGACAGTGGAACGGCTCGCCCCGCTGACCACACCGGATCGGACCCTTGTGGTCACCGGTGCCGCGCACGTCGCGGCGGTGGCTCGGCAGCTGACCGGTCTGCCGGAGGAGAACATCCTGGTCGAGCCCTCCCCCCGAGATTCCTGCGCGGCGATCGCGTTGGCCGCTGCCGTGATCGCGGTACGCGACCCGGACGCGGTGATGGGCAGCTTCGCGGCCGACCACCTGATCCGCGACCCGGAGAGCTGGGTCCGCACTGTCCAGGAGGCGGTTCGCGGGGCCGAGCAGGGCATGCTGATGACCGTCGGGATCACCCCCACGCGGGCGGAGACCGGCTACGGCTACCTGGAGACCGGCGACCCGACCGAGGGCACGCCGTGGCGGCCGGTGGCCGAGTTCAAGGAGAAGCCGGGCGCCGAGGTCGCCGAGGCGTACGTTCGTTCGGGCCGGTACCTGTGGAACGCGAGCATGTTCGTGTGGCGGGTGGACGTCTTCCTCGCCGAGCTGGCCCGCCAGCAGCCGGCGCTGCACGCCGGTGTGGCAGCGATCGCCGCCGCCTGGGGCACCCCGGAGCAGGACGAGGTCCTCGGTGCGATCTGGCCGACCCTGCCGAAGATCTCCGTGGACTACGCGGTGATGGAGGGCGCGGCCACGGCGGGTCGCGTCGCGACGGTGCCGGGCGACTTCGGCTGGAACGACGTCGGCGACTTCCACACCCTCGGCGAGGTGCTGCCGACCGACGACGCGGGCAACGTGGTGCTCGGCACCGACGCCAAGCCGGGTGTGCTGCTGCGCGACAGCGCCAACATGGTGGTCGTGCCGCAGTCGGGACGGTTGGTGGCCGTCCTCGGGTTGCGCGACCTCATCGTCGTGGACACCCCGGACGCGGTCATGGTCTGCCCCCGCGACCGGGCCCAGGATGTCAAGGCCCTGGTCGACGAGCTCAAGGCGCGAGGCGAAGAGGGCTACGTCTGA
- a CDS encoding NUDIX hydrolase — protein MTGPTAHPTDPETYATLHADATALLEGWQPTSPDAAVARDRTLRLLGAGPIAMSRQHRPGHVTASALVLDATGSRVLLCLHVKFGLWVQLGGHCEPTDETLVAAALREATEESGIAGLRIDPVPIDVDVHQVQCQGGSLHHDVRFAVLAPPAAVEQVSDEAEELGWFPLDQLPEPLAGGTVQMVAPALAALRRSPLRLAP, from the coding sequence ATCACCGGACCGACCGCCCACCCGACCGACCCCGAGACGTACGCGACGCTGCACGCCGACGCCACCGCGCTTCTCGAAGGCTGGCAGCCCACCAGCCCGGACGCGGCCGTAGCGCGGGACCGGACCCTCCGCCTGCTCGGCGCCGGCCCGATCGCGATGAGTCGGCAGCACCGACCCGGGCACGTCACCGCGAGCGCGCTGGTCCTGGACGCCACCGGCTCGCGGGTGCTGCTCTGCCTGCACGTCAAGTTCGGGCTTTGGGTGCAGCTCGGCGGCCACTGCGAGCCGACTGACGAGACCCTGGTCGCCGCCGCGCTCCGCGAGGCCACCGAGGAGTCCGGGATCGCCGGCCTGCGCATCGACCCGGTGCCGATCGACGTGGACGTGCACCAGGTGCAGTGTCAGGGCGGGTCACTGCACCACGACGTCCGGTTCGCCGTGTTGGCCCCTCCCGCCGCCGTGGAGCAGGTCAGCGACGAGGCCGAGGAGCTGGGCTGGTTCCCGCTGGACCAGCTGCCCGAGCCACTGGCCGGCGGGACCGTGCAAATGGTCGCGCCGGCCCTCGCAGCCCTCAGACGTAGCCCTCTTCGCCTCGCGCCTTGA